In Debaryomyces hansenii CBS767 chromosome B complete sequence, one genomic interval encodes:
- a CDS encoding DEHA2B16698p (no similarity), translated as MKVFVHINLITMNKDSFFINTKRYILEGGEDIDSFEITKFDYRKIFNNYVDQNVNYREILHKIFEIENELDLDMDHVRSHYKDHPDKWKELFIFFCVMPFTEYEFHGKDGKLLNPTTLHAIGSSHGTDNVLIETFSELEFESFNKIIPEGRVAFKLENILKTDIFSSNFNQDETKRILTKLLGICFKEDYMLVTDISSTDEDTYRLNFMNYLFNPICEYVAALLKFEINVRTKNTAGRTGVNTKVPHQSNDMFHSHPDVVAYDKWKHRRSLAIVEVKKLPILKGEKVVNFTEPRMVSFIIQVVAEMFSDHTNKGMLTDSYTTILIEIDIERSMEIVNQKLTGPENCKFIALNYRILDCQSSGLTLRGGLISFIYEAFSANEYQLNDVKRGLDAIYDYVRKSDEEYLTYLDGLGEKADQIFKNNYSAFMRKLYVIEPKIALGEFKRIDVQSGVTFNSQLFKVNSKDVKMYLKEDIDETVELIVKVFDPANAKRNHNKYVIKKHDMFDNCRRAYLCEKRAYERLLPNFKFNSVYIAQEPVYGRFFIGNHYHALGPFIVLKYLAKETLPRDEETYEKAKEQLNIIHLYNIIHGDISPRNILYSQGKVYFIDFGYSEYTEDKLGSNPVSANPERIKSEHEQLCGIFGQPNPKEYE; from the coding sequence atgaaagtTTTTGTTCACATTAACTTAATTACAATGAACAAAGattctttttttattaatactaaGAGATATATTTTGGAAGGCGGTGAGGATATTGATTCATTTGAGATTACCAAATTCGACTacagaaaaatattcaataactATGTAGATCAGAATGTGAACTATAGAGAAATTTTGcacaaaatatttgaaattgagaaCGAATTAGACTTAGATATGGATCATGTGAGGTCACACTATAAAGATCATCCAGATAAGTGGAAggaattatttattttcttttgcgTTATGCCATTCACGGAGTACGAATTCCATGGCAAAGATggaaaattgttgaatccTACTACTCTTCATGCTATTGGTTCCAGTCATGGTACAGACAATGTCCTTATTGAAACTTTTTCtgaacttgaatttgaatcattcaacaaaataattccGGAAGGTAGAGTGGCATTTAAGTTGGAGAATATCTTGAAAACTGACATATTCTCAAGTAATTTTAATCAAGATGAAACTAAAAGAATACTTACAAAATTACTTGGAATTTGCtttaaagaagattatATGCTTGTAACAGATATTTCATCCACTGATGAGGATACCTACAGATTAAAttttatgaattatttattcaacCCTATATGTGAATACGTAGCAGCATTATTAAAGTTTGAGATTAATGTCCGTACAAAAAATACTGCGGGTCGAACAGGAGTCAACACCAAAGTACCACATCAATCTAATGATATGTTCCATTCGCACCCAGATGTCGTGGCGTATGATAAATGGAAACATCGAAGATCTCTTGCTATCGTGGAGGTAAAAAAGTTACCAATCTTGAAAGGCGAGAAGGTAGTAAATTTTACGGAACCAAGAATGGTAagttttattattcaagttgtTGCGGAAATGTTTTCTGACCACACAAACAAAGGCATGTTGACCGACTCATATACAACTATCTTGATCGAAATAGATATAGAACGAAGCATGGAAATAGTCAATCAAAAACTTACAGGCCCTGAAAACTGCAAATTCATAGCCTTGAATTATAGAATTCTAGATTGTCAATCATCTGGCCTTACGTTGAGAGGAGGGCTAATTTCATTCATCTATGAGGCATTTAGTGCTAACGAATACCAATTAAATGACGTTAAAAGAGGACTAGATGCAATTTATGACTATGTTCGTAAGTCAGACGAGGAGTACTTGACATATTTAGACGGTCTAGGTGAGAAAGCTgatcaaattttcaaaaataattacaGCGCTTTTATGAGAAAATTATATGTCATTGAGCCAAAGATTGCACTTGGGGAGTTCAAACGTATTGATGTACAAAGCGGGGTTACGTTTAATtctcaacttttcaaagtcAACTCTAAAGACGTAAAAATGTATCTCAAAGAAGACATCGATGAAACTGTAGAATTGATTGTTAAAGTATTTGACCCTGCCAATGCAAAGAGAAATCATAATAAATACGTAATAAAAAAGCACGACATGTTTGATAATTGTCGAAGAGCATATTTATGTGAGAAGCGAGCATATGAACGGCTTTTACCTAATTTTAAGTTTAACAGCGTTTATATTGCTCAAGAACCTGTATACGGGAGATTCTTTATAGGAAATCATTATCACGCATTGGGGCCATTTATCGTCTTGAAGTATTTGGCTAAAGAGACTCTACCACGCGATGAAGAAACCTATGAAAAAGCTaaagaacaattgaatataatccACCTTTATAACATAATACATGGAGATATAAGCCCaaggaatattttatattctcaAGGGAaggtatattttattgattttggataCTCAGAATACacagaagataaattagGTTCCAATCCAGTGAGTGCTAACCCTGAGAGGATCAAGAGTGAACACGAACAGTTGTGTGGTATATTTGGTCAGCCTAATCCAAAGGAATATGAATAG
- a CDS encoding DEHA2B16720p (no similarity) — MPCMYFSGVDSNAITIDDPSNECIVVNPEVYDGVHNNKEQNARAFLDTHLLRIRSGRSDQNTSPGRLVPRSKASVDIGNTPFMRVLVYTSRALITAEFREMSSNEFKDMYLAPLDNALRVSSIRSRLLAEDYRYPSGDAMHVEHAIQEYFNEIAIPIKGLYRDVGDTNNYFGSPSIIRPTLDQRRIVQPDIIHMIYKSDIQYPEIIFGIGDYKTGVYKMTEGFEELKAAIESQIENLSNRRRLRSQSSGSFFPNREWSPRVLFALVLRKYIYQAFLCGTDRFFISDHQTFSGFFKYEIMNDKMSIDYYIINDPETVEHGITLRSAIAGFFYKNEADAIDTKGRLMKTFEVARKTEEQDPFLNVLPKLSYGSSGKLSDSGVSSKLASKLDPVKENDDSDNFDAIDGNTYCRVIYDSAEFYPDLKLPSPVFVKLYYYSSRLWKGNSLMCLELPEKEGYYGMFFNELAINEKIASSQFASNFPKLLVSGYWNGLPDHPMHIFEYLGKEMQEDNWDKKKVHRVIKSRLKELHSLGISHNDVRPANIHVSVSGKISLIDFGLSDCSNNEKRKKNDFENLDYILGVHGSNESYKHANRVNAKSEAIPADRADKNDKYGNDSNSSSEEVFDEGSSGTFGTQITIEDIASKPSRR; from the coding sequence ATGCCATGTATGTATTTTTCAGGGGTAGATAGCAATGCTATCACCATCGATGATCCTAGCAACGAGTGCATTGTAGTAAACCCAGAGGTATACGACGGTGTCCACAACAACAAGGAACAAAATGCAAGAGCTTTTTTGGATACACACTTATTAAGGATTCGAAGTGGAAGAAGCGACCAAAATACCTCCCCAGGAAGACTAGTGCCCAGGAGTAAGGCATCCGTAGACATAGGGAATACGCCTTTTATGCGGGTTCTTGTGTATACCAGCCGAGCATTGATTACTGCTGAATTCAGGGAGATGAGTAGTAATGAATTCAAGGATATGTACCTTGCGCCGCTTGATAATGCTCTTAGAGTGTCGAGTATCAGGAGCCGACTTTTAGCAGAAGACTATCGTTATCCATCGGGGGATGCAATGCATGTGGAACATGCTATCCAAGAATACTTTAATGAAATAGCAATCCCAATCAAGGGACTTTATCGTGATGTAGGTGATACGAACAACTACTTTGGCAGTCCATCAATTATAAGACCCACATTGGATCAACGAAGAATAGTACAACCTGATATCATTCACATGATATATAAGTCGGATATACAATATCCcgaaattatttttgggATAGGTGATTACAAAACTGGAGTCTATAAGATGACGGaaggatttgaagaattgaaggCAGCTATAGAGAGTCAAATCGAGAATTTGCTGAATCGAAGAAGATTGAGGCTGCAATCCAGTGGAAGCTTTTTTCCGAATAGGGAGTGGTCACCTAGGGTATTATTTGCTTTGGTTTTAAggaaatatatataccaAGCTTTCCTTTGTGGAACAGACAGGTTTTTTATTTCAGATCACCAAACATTCTCAGGGTTCTTTAAGTATGAAATTATGAATGACAAGATGTCTATAGACTACTATATCATTAATGATCCAGAAACTGTGGAGCATGGCATTACTTTGAGGTCGGCGATAGCCGGATTTTTCTATAAGAATGAGGCTGATGCGATTGATACAAAGGGCAGGTTGATGAAAACTTTCGAGGTGGCAAGAAAAACTGAAGAACAGGATCCATTTCTCAACGTTTTGCCTAAACTTTCTTATGGATCTTCGGGAAAATTGTCGGATAGCGGGGTTTCAAGTAAGTTAGCAAGCAAGTTAGACCCAGTAAAAGAAAATGACGATAGTGATAACTTTGATGCCATTGATGGTAACACATATTGTCGAGTTATATACGATTCCGCAGAATTTTATCCTGATTTGAAACTTCCATCGCCAGTTTTTGTCAAACTATACTACTACTCTAGTCGATTGTGGAAAGGGAATAGTTTGATGTGTTTGGAGTTACCGGAAAAAGAGGGGTATTATGGCatgttcttcaatgaacttgcaattaatgaaaaaattgctAGTTCTCAATTTGCTTCTAATTTCCCAAAGCTCCTTGTTTCAGGTTACTGGAACGGGCTTCCCGATCACCCgatgcatatatttgaatatttagGGAAAGAAATGCAGGAGGATAATTGGGATAAGAAAAAAGTGCATAGAGTTATCAAATCCAGACTCAAAGAGCTTCACCTGTTAGGAATTTCACACAATGATGTTAGGCCGGCCAACATTCATGTTTCTGTTTCAGgcaaaatttctttgattgattttggattatCGGACTGCTCAAATAATGAGAAACGTAAaaagaatgattttgaaaatcttGACTACATATTGGGAGTACATGGTTCTAATGAAAGTTATAAGCATGCCAATCGAGTTAATGCTAAAAGCGAAGCTATACCTGCTGATAGAGCAGACAAAAATGACAAATATGGAAATGATAGTAATTCTTCTAGTgaagaagtatttgatgaaggGAGTTCTGGAACTTTTGGTACCCAAATAACGATAGAAGATATTGCTTCAAAACCATCACGAAGATAA